Proteins encoded by one window of Pseudomonadota bacterium:
- a CDS encoding zinc-ribbon domain-containing protein, whose protein sequence is MIVTCKGCSTSFNLEDERVKKPGSKVRCSICKIIFMVYPPVATEEQDLPESIEKQELGVPPVKAENYSFSDSEASEAIEEEVKPEAEEVAQDEEEHDFADLSESLEKQEVVTTDVSADSSDEKLELSDPEDLNISEFEEALGKEEAKPEAEEAVQEEEELDFADLSESLEMGDVASTADSREKPETSDSEEIDFSELEKMLENGEISFDNLLSEDNANKDELKFSDTEEIDLSEIDAAIDNFEDSDIEEIDEIEDDTKELKLEFENDLDSQIIKSNGVEELDFSDLESMPDVEEISDSTEDDNKTANDLTLSLDIEPESFAQTTEAEPDELDFSDLEKMLDNETGTEESVVNPAEETAELILEMDIPSDSNQDLNFDDTVALDEDTLDFLDLEKMLDNETIADEPVKELSDETLEVSIETDVSSDKQADYLATTVAIDDMKHYSRPDRSEPGDMHKHAAEDTVIVGAKKPSGTVVPPPIKKKSSGKLLLILALIVVLLLGAAAFIFFKPFGIEVPYVSEYIESKIDKNGNLKITPIRPSIKGDFVDTKSGTLFVITGKVKNDYRHPRSNIKVIGEVFIKGKLYKAESVYCGNIISEEDLLQIDPAIIQKKLQNRFGDKKSNISVKPGSIIPFMVIFKNPSSDLDEFNINVESSIKG, encoded by the coding sequence ATGATAGTTACCTGTAAGGGTTGCAGTACCAGTTTTAATTTGGAAGATGAACGAGTAAAAAAACCGGGATCAAAAGTTAGGTGTTCAATATGCAAAATTATTTTTATGGTATATCCGCCTGTTGCCACAGAAGAACAGGATCTCCCGGAAAGTATTGAAAAACAAGAGTTAGGAGTACCTCCGGTAAAGGCAGAAAATTACTCTTTTTCTGATTCGGAAGCTAGTGAAGCTATAGAAGAAGAAGTAAAACCAGAGGCTGAAGAAGTTGCGCAAGATGAAGAAGAACATGACTTTGCAGATTTAAGCGAAAGCCTTGAGAAACAAGAAGTTGTTACAACTGATGTTTCAGCTGACAGCAGCGATGAAAAACTTGAACTTTCCGATCCCGAAGACCTTAATATCTCAGAGTTTGAAGAAGCCTTAGGAAAAGAAGAAGCAAAGCCGGAGGCCGAAGAAGCTGTACAAGAGGAGGAAGAACTTGATTTTGCAGACTTAAGCGAAAGCCTTGAAATGGGGGACGTTGCTTCAACTGCTGACAGCAGGGAAAAGCCCGAAACTTCAGATTCCGAAGAAATAGATTTTTCTGAACTTGAAAAAATGCTTGAAAACGGTGAAATCAGTTTTGATAATCTTCTGTCTGAAGATAATGCTAATAAAGATGAATTAAAATTTAGTGACACAGAGGAGATTGATCTTTCTGAGATAGATGCAGCAATTGATAATTTCGAAGATTCGGATATAGAGGAAATAGATGAGATAGAGGATGATACAAAAGAATTAAAATTAGAATTTGAAAACGACCTGGACTCTCAGATTATAAAAAGCAACGGTGTGGAAGAACTGGATTTTTCCGATTTGGAAAGTATGCCTGATGTTGAAGAAATTTCAGATTCCACAGAAGATGACAATAAAACAGCCAACGACCTTACCCTCAGCTTAGATATAGAACCAGAGTCTTTTGCACAAACGACTGAGGCAGAGCCTGATGAGCTTGATTTTTCCGATTTGGAAAAAATGCTCGATAATGAAACAGGCACAGAGGAATCGGTTGTCAATCCTGCCGAAGAAACTGCCGAATTAATTTTAGAAATGGATATTCCTTCAGATAGCAATCAAGATCTTAATTTTGACGATACAGTCGCTTTGGATGAGGATACCCTTGATTTTTTAGATCTGGAAAAAATGCTCGATAATGAAACAATTGCAGATGAGCCAGTCAAAGAACTTTCAGATGAAACACTTGAAGTATCTATAGAGACTGATGTATCATCAGATAAGCAAGCTGATTATCTGGCAACAACTGTCGCTATAGATGATATGAAGCACTATTCCCGGCCAGACAGATCTGAGCCTGGAGATATGCATAAGCATGCGGCAGAGGATACAGTTATCGTAGGAGCGAAAAAACCATCCGGAACAGTGGTACCCCCTCCAATAAAAAAGAAGTCTTCAGGTAAGCTTTTATTGATTTTAGCCCTTATTGTGGTTTTGCTTCTGGGAGCTGCTGCATTCATTTTTTTCAAGCCTTTTGGTATTGAGGTCCCTTATGTCAGTGAATATATTGAATCCAAAATTGATAAAAACGGTAATTTAAAAATAACACCTATACGTCCTTCAATTAAGGGAGATTTTGTTGATACAAAATCCGGGACTCTTTTTGTAATTACTGGCAAAGTAAAAAATGATTACAGGCATCCGAGAAGTAACATTAAAGTTATTGGGGAAGTTTTTATTAAGGGAAAGCTTTACAAAGCCGAATCGGTTTATTGTGGCAATATTATATCCGAAGAAGATTTGTTGCAGATTGATCCTGCTATAATCCAAAAAAAATTACAAAACAGGTTTGGGGATAAGAAATCAAATATAAGCGTTAAGCCTGGAAGCATAATTCCTTTTATGGTTATATTTAAAAATCCTTCATCCGATCTGGATGAATTTAACATAAATGTTGAAAGCTCCATTAAAGGATAA
- a CDS encoding DUF1992 domain-containing protein codes for MLDGFYKIVEERILNAQRKGEFDNLPGAGKPLILEETCMVPEDLRIAYKILKNADYIPPEIELKKEIVKTEELLADMEETAEKYQTIKKLNFMKMKLNLMRNTTVLFEETEIYAEKLVNRFAKK; via the coding sequence ATGTTGGATGGTTTCTATAAAATTGTTGAAGAAAGAATATTAAATGCCCAGCGCAAGGGAGAATTTGATAATCTTCCAGGCGCAGGAAAGCCTCTTATTCTTGAGGAAACCTGTATGGTTCCTGAAGATCTTCGTATTGCGTATAAAATATTAAAAAATGCAGATTATATTCCACCTGAAATTGAGCTTAAAAAAGAGATTGTCAAAACTGAAGAATTGCTTGCCGACATGGAAGAAACAGCTGAAAAATATCAGACGATAAAGAAGCTGAACTTTATGAAAATGAAACTAAATCTAATGAGAAACACTACTGTATTGTTTGAAGAAACCGAAATCTACGCTGAAAAATTAGTCAACCGGTTTGCTAAAAAATAA
- a CDS encoding D-alanine--D-alanine ligase, whose amino-acid sequence MQKLTIALISGGISVEREVSINSGNQVYEALDKTKYDVIRYDPKSDLLRLVSDSSNIDFALIILHGYYGEDGTIQGLLDLLDIPYQGSGVLGSAVAMNKFASKQLYEQSGIPTPPYIIIKKGDQVEYKTCVKRLGTPLIVKPVSGGSSIGISIVKSDEAYKNAVQAAFSCDDTVLVETVIEGIEITGGVIGNNDLKTLPIVEIIPDKSFNFFDYTAKYTKGATKEICPARIDDDMAQKAQTYAKMAHKALFCRGYSRTDMMLAGKEIYVLETNTIPGMTATSLLPLAAKAAGISFAKLLDKLIEFGIEEHRKIKDRKGGK is encoded by the coding sequence GTGCAAAAGCTTACAATAGCACTTATCTCGGGAGGGATATCCGTTGAGCGGGAGGTATCCATAAATAGTGGGAATCAGGTTTATGAAGCCCTGGATAAAACAAAATATGATGTTATTCGTTATGATCCCAAATCAGACCTCTTGCGTCTCGTATCGGACTCATCAAATATAGATTTTGCACTTATTATACTTCACGGATATTATGGTGAAGACGGTACAATTCAGGGTCTGCTGGATCTTCTTGACATTCCTTACCAGGGGTCAGGTGTTCTGGGAAGTGCAGTGGCCATGAACAAGTTTGCTTCAAAACAGCTTTACGAACAATCGGGCATTCCGACTCCTCCTTATATAATAATCAAAAAAGGCGACCAGGTTGAATATAAAACCTGTGTAAAACGGCTTGGTACACCACTTATTGTAAAGCCTGTTTCAGGCGGTTCCAGCATTGGCATTTCAATTGTAAAATCGGATGAAGCGTATAAAAATGCTGTTCAAGCGGCTTTTTCCTGCGATGATACTGTGTTGGTAGAAACAGTTATAGAAGGTATCGAAATTACCGGCGGAGTTATAGGAAATAATGACCTTAAAACTTTGCCAATTGTTGAAATAATACCTGATAAAAGTTTTAATTTTTTTGATTACACCGCAAAATACACAAAAGGGGCAACCAAAGAGATTTGTCCTGCAAGGATTGATGATGATATGGCGCAAAAAGCACAAACCTATGCGAAGATGGCCCACAAAGCGCTTTTTTGCAGAGGCTACAGCAGGACGGATATGATGCTTGCCGGAAAAGAAATTTATGTTTTGGAAACAAACACTATTCCCGGTATGACTGCAACCAGTCTTTTGCCTTTAGCAGCAAAGGCCGCCGGTATATCTTTTGCTAAACTTCTCGATAAGCTTATTGAGTTTGGTATAGAAGAGCATAGAAAAATAAAAGATAGAAAAGGTGGCAAGTGA
- the purD gene encoding phosphoribosylamine--glycine ligase — protein MKILVIGSGGREHALAWKIAQSPKVKKIFCAPGNAGIANIAECIPISSDDITSLLEFAKKEKIALTIVGPEAPLSNGITDLFEKAGLKIFGSSMRASELEYSKCFSKELMIKYKIPTAAGQIFSNYKKAVSYIRKTKTPCVVKADGLAAGKGVIICSTEKQAIEALDDIMIKRSFGNAGKRVVIEELLAGEEASFLAFTDGKTVLPLPSSQDHKPIFDKDKGPNTGGMGAYSPAPVVDKYIHKKIMEEVMIPTVRAMAAEGRPYKGILYAGLMIDKDKIRVLEFNCRFGDPEAQALLIRIKSDLIEIMEAVIEERLNNCTIEIDDRVSVCVVMASGGYPGAYKKGITINGLEDAARIKDSIVFHAGTAIKAGSVVANGGRVLGVTALGDTVSAAIDKAYRAVLKINWNGVQFRTDIGQKAVKRLKAHPLVSVIMGSDSDYSVMEETVAILKKFDITFEITVASAHRTPEKAARLALSARERGVKVIIAGAGHAAHLAGVLAAHTSLPVIGVPIDSSCLSGLDSLLSTVQMPPGVPVATVAIGKSGARNAGILAAQILALSDPALCTMLDEFKKDMAAQVEKKAKKLELF, from the coding sequence ATGAAAATACTGGTAATCGGAAGCGGAGGAAGAGAACATGCGCTTGCATGGAAAATAGCACAAAGCCCAAAAGTAAAAAAAATCTTTTGCGCGCCGGGAAATGCGGGTATTGCAAATATTGCCGAATGTATTCCTATTAGTTCCGATGATATAACCAGTCTTTTGGAATTTGCTAAAAAGGAAAAAATCGCACTTACAATTGTCGGACCGGAGGCTCCTCTATCAAATGGAATAACAGACTTGTTTGAAAAAGCCGGGTTGAAAATTTTCGGATCTTCCATGAGAGCTTCCGAACTGGAATATAGCAAATGTTTTTCCAAAGAGCTGATGATAAAATATAAGATACCAACAGCTGCCGGTCAAATATTTTCAAATTATAAAAAAGCTGTAAGCTATATCCGCAAAACCAAAACTCCATGTGTTGTCAAGGCAGACGGACTTGCCGCCGGAAAGGGAGTCATCATATGCTCAACTGAAAAGCAGGCGATAGAAGCACTTGACGATATAATGATAAAACGCTCTTTCGGCAATGCTGGCAAAAGAGTTGTTATAGAAGAACTGCTTGCAGGAGAAGAAGCCTCGTTTCTTGCATTTACGGATGGGAAAACCGTTCTTCCTCTGCCGTCTTCACAGGATCACAAACCGATTTTTGATAAAGATAAAGGCCCGAATACTGGCGGTATGGGGGCTTATTCGCCTGCCCCGGTTGTTGATAAATATATTCATAAAAAAATCATGGAAGAGGTAATGATCCCCACTGTCCGGGCTATGGCTGCCGAGGGCAGACCCTACAAAGGTATTTTATATGCCGGACTTATGATTGATAAAGACAAAATCAGGGTTCTAGAGTTTAATTGCAGGTTTGGTGATCCCGAAGCCCAGGCTCTTTTAATTCGTATAAAAAGCGACTTAATTGAGATAATGGAGGCTGTAATAGAAGAAAGGCTTAATAATTGTACTATAGAAATTGATGATAGGGTATCAGTTTGTGTTGTGATGGCCTCAGGCGGTTATCCGGGCGCTTACAAAAAGGGGATCACTATAAATGGGCTTGAAGATGCAGCACGGATAAAAGATTCTATTGTATTTCATGCAGGCACTGCTATAAAAGCCGGTTCTGTGGTTGCAAATGGCGGGCGGGTTTTAGGCGTTACAGCGCTTGGCGATACCGTATCTGCTGCAATTGATAAAGCATACCGGGCTGTACTGAAAATCAACTGGAATGGTGTTCAGTTTAGAACAGATATAGGGCAAAAGGCTGTAAAACGGCTTAAAGCACATCCTTTGGTTTCGGTTATAATGGGAAGTGATTCAGATTATTCAGTGATGGAAGAAACAGTTGCCATATTGAAAAAATTCGATATCACCTTTGAAATCACTGTAGCATCAGCCCACAGAACTCCGGAAAAAGCAGCCAGGCTTGCTTTGAGCGCAAGAGAGCGTGGAGTAAAAGTAATAATTGCCGGTGCCGGCCATGCGGCACATCTTGCAGGAGTACTTGCAGCACATACTTCTCTTCCGGTGATTGGGGTTCCTATAGATTCGTCGTGTCTTTCAGGACTTGATTCCTTGTTGTCTACCGTTCAGATGCCACCAGGTGTGCCTGTGGCTACTGTTGCTATAGGTAAATCAGGGGCAAGAAATGCAGGAATACTGGCTGCCCAGATTCTTGCGCTTTCAGATCCGGCGCTTTGTACCATGCTTGATGAATTTAAAAAAGATATGGCAGCTCAGGTTGAAAAGAAAGCAAAAAAACTTGAATTATTTTGA
- a CDS encoding NUDIX hydrolase has protein sequence MSAIFNDSKLIYKGRVFSFYSDNVTLPNGLTTNIDIIRHPGASAIVPLTAENEIILIKQYRYAAGDFIWEIPAGVLEPDETPLECAKRELIEETGYSSNKMEKLIEILPVPGYSDERIHIFLATDLVESKQNLDKDEILKVHKLKLDDVMDMISKGEITDSKTISGLCLALRFMVQR, from the coding sequence GTGTCGGCAATATTTAACGACAGTAAACTGATTTACAAAGGCAGGGTATTTAGCTTTTATTCAGACAATGTTACCCTGCCAAACGGACTTACGACAAACATTGATATAATCCGCCATCCCGGTGCATCTGCTATAGTACCCTTAACGGCTGAAAACGAGATAATATTGATCAAACAATACCGCTATGCAGCCGGAGACTTTATATGGGAAATCCCGGCCGGTGTTTTGGAACCTGATGAAACGCCGCTTGAATGCGCAAAAAGAGAACTTATCGAAGAAACCGGTTATAGTTCGAACAAAATGGAAAAATTAATCGAAATTTTACCTGTTCCCGGTTATTCTGACGAACGCATACATATCTTTCTTGCCACAGATCTTGTTGAATCAAAGCAAAATCTTGATAAGGATGAAATACTAAAAGTACACAAATTAAAATTAGATGATGTTATGGATATGATATCAAAAGGTGAGATTACAGACAGCAAAACAATATCAGGGCTTTGTCTTGCATTACGTTTTATGGTTCAAAGATAG
- a CDS encoding HlyD family type I secretion periplasmic adaptor subunit — MKNNDYHDFKPIIAEIEDRPVNPIGTYFLWTIISLMVVVILGLYFVKVDVVVTAQGKIVPLGDVKVMQPLETGVVTAIHIKEGDYVKKGDILLEIDPSVDTADLEGKERNLESSKLAMERIDAVLTGKDFLPASNETQEETVSAQIAQYEAQKNIYVSTLKEKEKEYAETQSALYSLKNEMKNINGLIAITREDEKRQKALVEIGALADNRYREKMKERMNLEKDLGVKTGQSEQTAIMLNRIRDEIETFKSNFEDKLLSEFSANMQNKNTLEAEVSSIRFKQGKRFIISPVDGIVHILTVKTIGGIVTTAQPVVSLVPENIPLVVNAVVMNKDIGFVNEGQRCVIKVETFDFQKYGTIEGLVETINPYSLEAGKDNNEEKEKKSEIGGYPVRFKLLAKELKTKNGAVYSLKPGMSVTAEINVGKRRVIEFFLFPIIRYLDEGLKVR; from the coding sequence GTGAAAAACAACGATTACCACGATTTTAAACCCATAATAGCAGAAATTGAGGACCGCCCCGTTAATCCTATAGGAACATATTTTCTCTGGACGATAATCTCACTAATGGTTGTTGTTATACTTGGTTTGTACTTTGTAAAAGTTGATGTGGTCGTAACCGCGCAAGGCAAAATTGTTCCTCTGGGTGATGTTAAGGTAATGCAGCCTTTGGAAACAGGAGTTGTGACTGCCATTCATATTAAAGAAGGAGATTACGTAAAAAAGGGCGACATTCTGCTGGAAATAGATCCATCAGTTGATACTGCCGATCTTGAAGGCAAGGAAAGAAATCTGGAATCTTCAAAGCTTGCTATGGAGCGTATCGATGCAGTTTTAACCGGAAAAGACTTTTTACCGGCAAGTAATGAAACGCAGGAAGAAACCGTTAGTGCACAGATTGCCCAGTATGAGGCTCAGAAAAATATATACGTATCAACCCTTAAGGAAAAAGAAAAGGAGTATGCAGAAACTCAAAGTGCGCTTTATAGTCTTAAAAATGAAATGAAAAATATAAACGGTTTGATTGCGATTACCAGAGAGGATGAAAAACGACAAAAGGCACTAGTAGAGATAGGAGCACTTGCCGATAATCGATACCGGGAAAAAATGAAAGAGAGAATGAATCTGGAGAAAGATTTGGGCGTCAAGACCGGTCAATCGGAACAAACAGCTATAATGCTTAACAGGATCAGGGATGAAATAGAAACTTTCAAAAGTAATTTTGAAGATAAGCTCCTTTCGGAGTTTTCAGCAAATATGCAGAATAAAAATACTCTTGAAGCTGAAGTCAGCAGCATAAGATTTAAGCAGGGAAAAAGGTTTATCATATCTCCGGTAGATGGTATTGTCCATATTTTAACTGTGAAAACAATTGGTGGTATTGTTACGACAGCTCAGCCAGTAGTCAGCCTTGTACCCGAAAACATTCCTTTGGTGGTTAATGCCGTTGTTATGAACAAAGATATTGGTTTTGTAAATGAGGGGCAGCGCTGTGTAATTAAAGTGGAAACTTTCGACTTTCAGAAATACGGCACAATCGAAGGCTTGGTTGAAACTATCAACCCGTATAGCCTGGAAGCCGGCAAAGATAATAATGAAGAAAAAGAAAAAAAGAGCGAAATCGGAGGCTACCCGGTTCGTTTTAAACTTTTAGCAAAAGAGCTTAAAACCAAAAATGGCGCAGTATATTCCCTGAAGCCCGGAATGTCAGTTACTGCTGAGATTAATGTAGGCAAACGGCGGGTAATAGAGTTCTTCCTTTTCCCAATTATACGATATCTTGATGAGGGGTTGAAAGTAAGGTAA